From the Psychrobacter sp. P11F6 genome, the window TCTTTTTTTATGATTAAAATTTGATATTAATAGTCACCAGATTTTTAGCGGTTAATGACTGTAGCACAATCGTTTTTATCTATAATAGTTGTTGCTTAAACTTTAGATACAAAAAAGCCGGCGATTAAGCCAGCTTTTTTTATTCACATTACTTTATGTTATATTAGAAAGTCTTAACAAAAGCAACGCCATATACCCAAGGGCTGATGTCAACTTCACCAAGGTCAATGGTCTCACCATTAGCTTTTACGCTGGCGTCTGTTTTGATGTCCATATAGCGAGCATCAATACGGAAGTATTCAGTTGGGGCAAAAGGTATGTCAAGACCGATGTGACCAGCAACGCCGACGCTATCATCAAGTTCTAATTTTTCGAAAGCATCGCTATAGATTTTTTCTTTAAAGAAAGTCGTATAGTTCACACCAACACCAACAAATGGCTTCACATTCATAGGCATGTTGTAGCCATCGAAGTGATATTGTACCGATAGAGTCGGTGGCAAATGCTGAGTTTTAGCATCGATAGTAGCATCGCCAGCAGTTAAGGTAATGTCATGATGGAATGGTGTAGCCGCTAGTAATTCAATACCAATGTTATTGGCAACGAAATATTCGCCGCTAATGGTTGGTTGAACATCACTGTCTACGTCGACACCAATAGTGCCATCTGCCAGTGTACCGTTATCGCTCTTTGGGTCAACCATGTGAGCACCAGCAGCGACAGACCAAGTACCAGCTGGTACAGCAAATGCTGTGGTCATAGTAAGTGCAGCAGCAGTGGCTAAAACTAGGGATTGTAGTTTCATCATTTGATTCCTTAACGTGATAGAAGATTATCGGTGGCTATCTAACGAGGGATGACATTAGGTACCGATACACAATGTTATGATTATTGACTAACCTGTAACATTACAACGCCATTATAATACAAAACCATATTTACTGTAAGGTTTTAAACGCATATTAATGGCTTTTATGGCATAAATTTACCGTTAAAGGTATATTTGTCGAGGTAATTAAAAATTACTTAGGACAGTTAGCATTTTTGAAGCAAGACTTAGATCCCTTCATGCTGATGTTATACAGAGGTATGGCATTAGAATTTGGTCGATAGTCAATGGTGCTAAACTCTCGCTGATATTTTTAGAATATTAAAATGTCAAAAGCTTAGAGTCGGTAATGATAGTCTCATTACTTTTCGAATGAATAATGAGAGTGGGAAAAGAGGGGTAATATATTATGCTTGGCTATTGTAGTAATTCTCCTCTACGCTGCACAAATGCACGTTCTGTGACGATATTGGATCGGATGGACTCTTGCTGTCCTGAATGCAACTTATTTTTGCTGCCTGCTCAAGATATCAGTCAGCAATTACGCGCTGACGAACGATTCTTACGCTTCGCTATCATCGCCATTGTGCTGGTGCTAATTTTGTTTGCCTACATGTACTATTTAAATTTAGTATAATCACCGATCATGCTTCATAATAAATAAGACAGTCCTGTCACTAGTAATGCTTTAAGAGCACTATATCGCTAAGTAGTGATGGGTATGAAATACTGATAGTGACCGAGCATTAATGTCATATTCTGTGATGACTGCTTTATTATACTAATATAAGACCGGTGTTTCACCGCATAGGGACGGCATGCTATTCCAATCTATACGGCGCTTGCGTCTTTTCGTTTACGATATTCTGCAAAATGATGAGCACGATACGCTGTTTAGCCGTTGCGTTGACTACTTTTTAATATTTTTAATCATGACCAATGTAGCAGCGGTTATTGCTGAGTCGGTTGACAGTTGGTATTACCCTTATCAAGAGTATTTTACTTGGTTTGAAAATTTCTCTATCGTGGTGTTTTCTATTGAGTATTTGCTGCGTTTGTGGAGTGTGGCCGAGGAAAAACCAGATGGCACCACTTGGCGTCAGCGCTGGGAGTGGTTGAAAAGTCCTTCTGCGTTGATTGATTTAGTCGCTATTGCGCCAGCTTTCCTGAATTTCTTTGTTACGATTGATTTACGCTTCTTACGTATATTACGTTTATTCCGAATTCTCAAACTGACCCGCTATTTTGCTTCGTTACGCATCTTATTGGTGGTCATCAGCAAAGAAAAAGGCTCATTCCAAGCGGTTATTTTTATTTTAATAATTATGATTGTGACGGCATCTAGTGGCATTTACTTGGTTGAAAACCACGCCCAGCCAGAAGAGTTTGAGTCGATACCTAAAGCGATGTGGTGGGCGGTGGTGACGCTAACGACGGTGGGCTATGGCGATGTTACGCCGATTACCAATGCGGGTAAAATATTGGGTGCGGTTATTACCATATTAGGTGTGGGTCTGGCGGCATTACCTGCAGGTATTTTAGCGACTGGTTTGGCAAATGAGCTTGCTCAGCGCCGTGAAGAGCTTGAACAAGACTTTCGAGCGCAGCTGATTGATAGCGATTTTGATTTGGTGAAAAATCAGATGATGATCGATAAAATTCGCCGTGAGCTGGGACTGGATAAAGAGCAGGCGCAAAATATCGTATTGCAGGTATTACGCGAACAAGAGCTTGAGCGCCGCGAAAGAGAAGTGGAAGAACGACAAAAGAACTTTTGCCCACATTGCGGTGAGCCACTGTAAGTCTTTTATAGTAATTATTTTAGGTTTCAAAAAATGGGTGTTTAACAAAAGGGTGCAATGTTATCAGAACGTTGCACCCTTTTTATTAGCAATAAACGGATATTTTATGGTATTTAGATAGCTTGTGGAATGGGTAGCGCCCGGGCCAATTCATGGGCGACTTGCTGCGCCGCCGTTGCTAAATCTTCGGCAGGAAGGGGTAAGTTTTGCAGTGTGAGATGCCAATCATCCACTTCTCGGCGTAAATGTGCCACCCACAGCGTCGTACAATCACGTGGCAGTTGCTTTAGATTGACTTCAAAGCATCGATTGCCCTCATCATCGCTTAGATGAATCTCGCCTTTTTTGACTCTTGAAAACGGATGACCGTGGTAAGAGTTGGCTATCATAGCAATGTGGGTGACATGTGCTGGGATTTTATCTAAGTAAAGCCTGATTTGCTCTTGGTCAAGAGGTGCCAAATACATCGCTTGTTCGCCGCGATCTTTGCCATTGAGACTGTCGCCTTGATGTTTCACTGATTCCGCTTTATCGCGCAATTTTTTGAACCAAACGATATCACTGATGGTGCAATTGTCGTCATATAGTACGCAAGCCAAATCAATATCAATAGCGCTCTGGTTTTTTTTAAAGCGCTTAAACATGCCTTTTGGCTCAATCTTGGTAAATTCATAGTTTAGCGCAAAAAATAAGGTTCCCGCGTCTAAGCCCAGTCCTCTTAAACTGTCTGACAGTAATGGCAATGAGGCAGTGGTCGGCATAACATTCCTTATCTATTTTCGTTCTTTATTTTTAAATAGTGGTAATCGTCTGAATACGGTTAAATTTGAGCGTCATTACCCGCAGTTATTATTTATGATCAAAAAACTTATCCAATACGGCTTGATGTAACAATGCTGGTTTGGCATTCAATAAACCATTGCCAAAACCACGTAACCACCAAACCAGTTGTGAAGTTAGGTTGACAGTGGCTTGAATGGTCAGCGTGTCATCATCCAACGTAACAGTTTGATCGTCACTGAGCTTGCTTTCAGTCAGGCTTTTGCCCGCTTGTTTGGTGAATTGTAGCTCAATAGCGGTGTTTTTGCCATGATTAGGCAGCTCACCGAATAAGGGGTGGCTAAAGCCCATACCACCCGCATCCAAATAAGTATCGAGTTGGAAACTCTCAGGTGTTTGTGCGGCGCTTTCAAGAATATCAACGCTAGTAAATCGATGTAGGGCAAAGGTACGAATGGTAAAGTTTGGATCATCAGTACGAGTTGCCAGCAGATAAATAATCACACCGCGCTGGATAATAGCGATGGGATTCAAAAGATATTCACTGGCCTGTGATTTATTGCTGCGGGTATAGCTGGCTTTGATTTGTAATTGATAAAATAGCGCATGGTAAATATTGTCTTTGCTATCCAAGTCAATATGCGGCGCGATTAGTGGCTGAGTGGCAGGCTCGATACGCACTCTGTCGATCCATGAATGGGTGACTTTACTGTTTTTTAGCTGCCGCCTTGCCAAGTCAAACCACGGGAATAATTCATCTAAAATAACAGGTGGTAGTAGCTGAGTTAGATTGGCTTCAACCATATTAAAGGCGACTGCTTGCGATAGATTCATGTGCGGTAAGCTTTGGAGTGGCGCGTCATCACGCCAGCGCCAGCCTTGCGGGTTGGCGTTGTTTTTTTCTATGGGAAAGCGTTTTGCCAGCGCATTTAAGTCGCGCTGGACAGTGCGCAGGCTGATGTCAAAGCCTGCCATCATCAGTTGCTCGTAGATATGGGTTGTGCCCACCCAGCGGTTGCGCTGTAGTTGCGATAATACTTGCCACTGGCGCGCTGTCGTCGCCGCGCCATGGCGATTATCGTTGTTATCTCCTGAGACATGACTGTCCGCTGCCGCTACAGTATTAGCTTGCTCAACAGAGTTCGTTTGAGCATGAGAGTGGTCGGCGTCAGTAGAATGTACAGTCATTAAGCGATAACCTTTATGAAATTACGAGTTGGCTTTTGTATAGCTTAGCGGAGTATTAACCATTCATCATCGCAGAAAAGCATCGTAGCGTCTAGGGCATGTCTTCAATTAGCACACTGACTTATTGATTGGTTTTGGCACGGCTAAATTTCACTATAAATCAGCTTATATGGCGTCAATGCGTGTTTTGGTGGCATATATTATCAATACCTTGATTGATGCCTTGATCATCATTTATAACGACTTCGTTGTGCTCCGCCTTGTCTTTACATTTTTCTTTTTTTCTCTTGTCCCGTTTTTTTTGACGTTTTGCTTTCTGCTTCTTTTTATCTTTCTTTTTGGATTTTTTATCATCAATACCATCGTCATTGTTATCTTGATTTTCATCCCATAACATCAGACGACTTAAGACTTTACCAAACAACGTGTCTTTACGATAGCGACCTTTCTTGTTCATGGTATCGATAGGTAAACCAGTCATCAGCGTCAATGCTTCGCTCAGTGTATAGACACCATAAATATGAAATTCGTTCGCCTTAACGGCAGCAATGATGTCGTCACGCAGCATGAGCTGTTTGACATTGGCCATTGGAATGACCACGCCTTGCTGCCCAGTCAATTCTTGCTCGCGGCATGCATCAAAGAATCCGGCGATTTTAGAATTGATGCCACCAACCGCTTGCACTTCGCCCAATTGGTTCATAGAGCCAGTAATGGCAAATGACTGGTCAATCGGGACGTTTGCTAAGGCAGATAGCAGCGCACAGCCTTCGCTGACGGTGGCACTATCACCATCGATATGGGCGTAGCTTTGTTCAAAAGCGAGCGAGGCGCTAAAGTTGAGCGCATGATGTTGGCTAAATAAGGCGCGCAAATAGCTGGTCATAATCAGCATGCCTTTGGCGTGTAAACTACCGCCCAAATCTACATCACGCTCGATATCGAGAATCTCACCCGTACCGATATTTGGTTGAATGACGGCAGTCAGGCGGGCGGGCATGCCAAACTCGCTATCGGCATAGCTGACCACTGTCAGCGCATTGACTTGTCCAACAGCGCTGCCTTGAGTTTGAATAAGCTGCTGACCGTTTTTTAGCTCATCCCAATAGAGGTCACGCAGGTATCCTGAACGCTCGTCCATATCATCGATGGCTTGTGTGACATGATAGGCGTTAACAATGTTTTTTCCGCTTAAATGCGCGTGGCGGTTAGACTCATGCAACAGCTTGATTAATAAATCACTGTGCAAGCTTAAGCGGTCTTGGTCTTCTGCTTGTAAGCTTAAATGCTCAAGTAGGGCAGCTTGCGCGCTACGATCAAACGGATAGAGATTGGCATAGTCAATGATATCAGCCATTTTCGCGACTAACGCCAATTCGTGCTCACTGCTGCGAGGCACATCATCGTGAAAATCCGCACGTACTTTAAATACCGCATCAAACTCAGGTTCAAGCTCTAACAGCTCATAATATAAGTCTGCTTCACCAAGCAAAATCACTTTAACATCAAGGTCAATGGGGGCAGGTGCTAACGATAAGCTGCCTGTTAAGGTCAGCATTTGTTCAAGGCTTGAGAGTTTGATTTTGCGTGATTGTAGCGCCCGCTTAAGACCCTGCCAAGCATACGGATGCTCAAGTAAGTGACTCGCTTCTAATAGTAAATAACCACCATTGGCACGGTGTAGAGCACCCGCTCGAATCATACTGACATCAGTGGTGACCGTGCCCAATTGGGTGATTTGCTCGACATGACCCAACAAGTTCAAATGCGTTGGCAAGTCCTCAAAGATGACGGGTGCACCGTCGTCCGGCGTGTGACTGACAATGACGTTGACCGCATAGCGACTTGGGGTTGTGGCTAAAACTGCTGTCACAAACTCTTCGTCATCGCCATTGACGATGCGCTCGACATGCGTAACCATGTCGGCAAATACGGTCTTGAGATAATCAATGACCAGCGGGTGACTGGCAA encodes:
- a CDS encoding TerD family protein; translated protein: MPTTASLPLLSDSLRGLGLDAGTLFFALNYEFTKIEPKGMFKRFKKNQSAIDIDLACVLYDDNCTISDIVWFKKLRDKAESVKHQGDSLNGKDRGEQAMYLAPLDQEQIRLYLDKIPAHVTHIAMIANSYHGHPFSRVKKGEIHLSDDEGNRCFEVNLKQLPRDCTTLWVAHLRREVDDWHLTLQNLPLPAEDLATAAQQVAHELARALPIPQAI
- a CDS encoding helix-turn-helix transcriptional regulator; this encodes MTVHSTDADHSHAQTNSVEQANTVAAADSHVSGDNNDNRHGAATTARQWQVLSQLQRNRWVGTTHIYEQLMMAGFDISLRTVQRDLNALAKRFPIEKNNANPQGWRWRDDAPLQSLPHMNLSQAVAFNMVEANLTQLLPPVILDELFPWFDLARRQLKNSKVTHSWIDRVRIEPATQPLIAPHIDLDSKDNIYHALFYQLQIKASYTRSNKSQASEYLLNPIAIIQRGVIIYLLATRTDDPNFTIRTFALHRFTSVDILESAAQTPESFQLDTYLDAGGMGFSHPLFGELPNHGKNTAIELQFTKQAGKSLTESKLSDDQTVTLDDDTLTIQATVNLTSQLVWWLRGFGNGLLNAKPALLHQAVLDKFFDHK
- a CDS encoding ion transporter, with product MLFQSIRRLRLFVYDILQNDEHDTLFSRCVDYFLIFLIMTNVAAVIAESVDSWYYPYQEYFTWFENFSIVVFSIEYLLRLWSVAEEKPDGTTWRQRWEWLKSPSALIDLVAIAPAFLNFFVTIDLRFLRILRLFRILKLTRYFASLRILLVVISKEKGSFQAVIFILIIMIVTASSGIYLVENHAQPEEFESIPKAMWWAVVTLTTVGYGDVTPITNAGKILGAVITILGVGLAALPAGILATGLANELAQRREELEQDFRAQLIDSDFDLVKNQMMIDKIRRELGLDKEQAQNIVLQVLREQELERREREVEERQKNFCPHCGEPL
- a CDS encoding ATP-binding protein encodes the protein MTKQPHIPTSQLSRDANKKDANNMATPIIELKSTKSATPNAPHPCFIDIKQRCLVTAEQLKRYSDPDELPSDTRTAPDLDVGFGQQRALKALQTALDIKASGYHVFAAGENGLGKRTVISRLLTRIAADAPTPDDWVYVHNFTDPRTPLALRLPAGQASLLQQQVNQLWQQAKKRLSQRFRSDQYQSKIEAIKNDTHQKESQAYDVLNAEGKQYDLALTFRSFDNKAVFVHPSQLATETSGGDHKLSASHESKSVSDNSSKASISNTEYNDPTNAEQNENNTEYGNSEYEAELNNFVQKNHMQKRLSQLTIALEQLEDEANDAIEALHRNIARRALQPLFAPVYEQFASHPLVIDYLKTVFADMVTHVERIVNGDDEEFVTAVLATTPSRYAVNVIVSHTPDDGAPVIFEDLPTHLNLLGHVEQITQLGTVTTDVSMIRAGALHRANGGYLLLEASHLLEHPYAWQGLKRALQSRKIKLSSLEQMLTLTGSLSLAPAPIDLDVKVILLGEADLYYELLELEPEFDAVFKVRADFHDDVPRSSEHELALVAKMADIIDYANLYPFDRSAQAALLEHLSLQAEDQDRLSLHSDLLIKLLHESNRHAHLSGKNIVNAYHVTQAIDDMDERSGYLRDLYWDELKNGQQLIQTQGSAVGQVNALTVVSYADSEFGMPARLTAVIQPNIGTGEILDIERDVDLGGSLHAKGMLIMTSYLRALFSQHHALNFSASLAFEQSYAHIDGDSATVSEGCALLSALANVPIDQSFAITGSMNQLGEVQAVGGINSKIAGFFDACREQELTGQQGVVIPMANVKQLMLRDDIIAAVKANEFHIYGVYTLSEALTLMTGLPIDTMNKKGRYRKDTLFGKVLSRLMLWDENQDNNDDGIDDKKSKKKDKKKQKAKRQKKRDKRKKEKCKDKAEHNEVVINDDQGINQGIDNICHQNTH
- a CDS encoding OmpW/AlkL family protein, producing the protein MKLQSLVLATAAALTMTTAFAVPAGTWSVAAGAHMVDPKSDNGTLADGTIGVDVDSDVQPTISGEYFVANNIGIELLAATPFHHDITLTAGDATIDAKTQHLPPTLSVQYHFDGYNMPMNVKPFVGVGVNYTTFFKEKIYSDAFEKLELDDSVGVAGHIGLDIPFAPTEYFRIDARYMDIKTDASVKANGETIDLGEVDISPWVYGVAFVKTF